One region of Deltaproteobacteria bacterium genomic DNA includes:
- a CDS encoding ABC transporter ATP-binding protein produces MKAYRGEPSIYKNRAADRKRAELDVAGVTLTFGGVVALKDIDFQVRTGELVAVIGPNGAGKTSLMNCITGYYRPQTGRIAFNGHDITRMPTHDLVKIGLGRTFQNIELFPGMTVLANMLLARHIHMKYPLSAACLFSKNVRRQEVYHRQVVEELIDFLEMQSIRKTPVGSLPYGLMKRVELGRALAMEPSLLVLDEPFAGMNLEEKEDMVRFLLELNRVWGQTMVLVEHDMSIVMSIARRVMVMNFGEKLTEGSAQEVQNHPEVIKAYLGDDS; encoded by the coding sequence ATGAAAGCCTATCGCGGGGAACCGTCGATATATAAAAACCGGGCCGCCGACAGAAAGAGGGCCGAACTCGACGTTGCCGGCGTCACCCTGACCTTCGGCGGCGTCGTGGCGCTGAAGGATATCGATTTTCAGGTGCGAACGGGGGAACTGGTCGCCGTGATCGGTCCCAACGGTGCCGGGAAAACGAGTCTCATGAACTGTATTACCGGATACTACCGGCCGCAGACGGGACGCATCGCCTTCAACGGCCACGACATCACCCGGATGCCGACGCATGACCTGGTCAAAATCGGCCTCGGGCGGACCTTTCAAAACATCGAGCTGTTTCCCGGCATGACGGTTCTGGCCAACATGCTCCTGGCCAGGCATATCCACATGAAATACCCTCTGTCCGCCGCTTGTCTGTTTTCGAAGAACGTCCGGAGACAGGAGGTATATCACCGGCAGGTGGTCGAGGAACTGATCGACTTTCTGGAGATGCAATCCATACGAAAAACACCCGTGGGATCCCTTCCCTACGGGCTTATGAAGCGGGTGGAACTGGGACGCGCTCTGGCGATGGAACCTTCACTTCTGGTCCTGGACGAACCGTTTGCGGGGATGAACCTGGAGGAAAAGGAGGACATGGTCCGCTTTCTCCTGGAATTGAATCGGGTCTGGGGACAGACGATGGTTCTGGTGGAGCACGATATGTCCATTGTGATGAGTATCGCCAGAAGGGTGATGGTTATGAATTTCGGCGAGAAATTAACCGAGGGGAGCGCACAGGAAGTGCAGAATCATCCGGAAGTCATTAAGGCGTATCTGGGCGACGATTCGTAA
- a CDS encoding ABC transporter substrate-binding protein, translated as MGKTLGKSLFGAVLALIFLTALFLPGAVWAKKIKVGAAINMTGPASTWGKYHAKGLQDYFRYVNETKGGVGGRQVEIILVDTAYKVPEAVAAVRKFSVQDRVDMIATWGAGEGLAAKPIIQKYRIPTINFSTSWEILQDPVAYMYLPFGSYKMDCYAILEYIRTIHRGKNAPKVGLLTYNNAYGRSIHQPSQEYAKKIGIEIVTVEAFPPKTVDLSTELLRMQSKGVEYIFLQVLPATIVTALKNADRINYKPQFFGTWTSTDPDFFNLGKGIIRDRLAIQFPGGVPSDRSQGVKIMEELWKRYKAVDDFDAAYWEGVAVGMIMERAFVRAQERYKVVKPETINKAMESFRSENFWGLIPPVTYTPTDHGASFTARIIRVGEDGSFTPLTNFYVPGKEKIKLIQGKSKGK; from the coding sequence ATGGGTAAGACGTTAGGGAAAAGTCTTTTTGGGGCCGTCCTGGCGCTGATCTTTCTTACGGCGCTCTTTTTGCCGGGAGCAGTCTGGGCGAAAAAAATCAAGGTTGGTGCGGCCATCAACATGACCGGGCCCGCTTCCACCTGGGGCAAGTATCACGCCAAGGGTCTGCAGGACTATTTTCGGTATGTCAACGAAACCAAAGGCGGCGTTGGAGGCCGGCAGGTCGAGATCATTCTCGTGGATACGGCCTACAAGGTGCCGGAGGCCGTGGCGGCGGTCCGCAAGTTTTCCGTTCAGGACAGGGTGGACATGATCGCCACCTGGGGTGCCGGAGAAGGCCTTGCGGCCAAACCCATCATTCAGAAGTATCGGATACCCACCATCAATTTTTCGACCAGTTGGGAGATCCTCCAGGATCCTGTCGCCTACATGTATCTTCCCTTCGGCAGCTACAAGATGGACTGCTACGCCATTCTGGAGTATATCCGGACGATCCACAGGGGGAAGAACGCGCCAAAGGTCGGTCTTCTGACTTACAACAACGCCTATGGCCGCTCCATTCATCAGCCCAGCCAGGAATATGCAAAGAAAATCGGTATCGAGATTGTTACCGTGGAGGCGTTTCCGCCGAAGACCGTCGATCTTTCGACGGAGCTTTTGCGCATGCAGAGCAAAGGCGTCGAATATATTTTTCTCCAGGTTCTGCCCGCGACAATCGTCACCGCCTTGAAGAACGCCGATCGCATTAATTATAAGCCGCAGTTCTTCGGTACCTGGACTTCGACGGATCCGGATTTCTTCAATCTGGGCAAGGGCATCATTCGGGATCGCCTGGCGATTCAGTTTCCCGGTGGCGTGCCCTCCGATAGGTCCCAGGGAGTAAAAATCATGGAGGAACTCTGGAAGCGGTACAAAGCAGTCGATGATTTTGATGCCGCCTATTGGGAGGGGGTGGCCGTCGGCATGATCATGGAAAGGGCCTTTGTACGAGCCCAGGAACGATACAAGGTCGTAAAACCCGAAACCATCAACAAGGCCATGGAATCATTCCGGAGTGAGAACTTCTGGGGTCTGATTCCGCCGGTCACCTATACCCCGACGGATCACGGCGCATCGTTTACGGCGCGGATTATCCGGGTCGGTGAGGATGGTTCCTTCACGCCCCTTACGAATTTCTATGTGCCGGGCAAGGAAAAAATCAAGTTGATCCAGGGAAAAAGCAAAGGGAAATGA